In one window of Tubulanus polymorphus chromosome 3, tnTubPoly1.2, whole genome shotgun sequence DNA:
- the LOC141901000 gene encoding non-structural maintenance of chromosomes element 3 homolog, translating to MPRQKKSTQATQNSDDDEDTLQSQSLTQAERAIASFSQEEVERRINEIVQYMLIMDSKRIPIKKLEINKNILKEQSRGFDAMFLQAKQRLKNVFGIDVLEVDSSKQKSYILVNRFWTDPDQDKTHLKWSDEDHQKTGLLLIVLSIIFMNGNVAPDTLMWHTLKKLGLDIEKTHLVFGDIKKLITQEFVRQAYIEYIRNPQSDPPSYELKWGPRAALETTKRKVLQFVCRIYGDDIHLEHWRMQYQEVLQEEEAANAATSS from the exons ATGCCAAGACAAAAGAAATCAACGCAAGCTACGCAAAATTCA gatgatgatgaggatACATTACAAAGTCAATCGCTTACCCAAGCAGAACGAGCAATTGCATCTTTTAGCCAGGAAGAAGTAGAAAGAAGG ataaatgAGATAGTTCAATATATGTTGATAATGGACAGCAAAAGAATTCCAATAAAAAAACTTG AGATCAAcaaaaatattctaaaggAGCAAAGTCGTGGTTTTGATGCCATGTTTCTTCAAGCTAAGCAAAGGTTGAAAAAT GTGTTCGGAATTGATGTATTAGAAGTAGATTCTAGTAAACAGAAAAGCTACATTTTAGTGAATCGATTTTGGACGGATCCAGACCAAGACAAAACGCATTTAAAATG GTCTGATGAAGACCACCAGAAAACTGGTCTATTATTGATCGTACTAAGTATTATATTCATGAATGGTAATGTGGCACCAGATA CTCTTATGTGGCATACATTGAAAAAGCTTGGATTAGATATAGA AAAAACTCATCTCGTTTTCGGGGATATCAAGAAGCTGATTACGCAGGAATTTGTTCGTCAGGCTTATATCGAGTACATCAGAAATCCTCAAAGCGATCCTCCTAGTTATGAACTCAAATGGGGACCACGTGCAGCATTGGAAACAACGAAGAGAAAAGTTTTACAATTTGTATGCAGG ATTTATGGAGATGACATTCATCTTGAACATTGGAGAATGCAATATCAGGAGGTTTTACAAGAGGAAGAAGCTGCTAATGCTGCCACTTCATCATAG
- the LOC141900977 gene encoding 5-aminolevulinate synthase, erythroid-specific, mitochondrial-like isoform X1, translating to MNCLMLSEICDICRGFKMNVLKCPFLNVVPKPMLRQHATAVMKYVDQCPIMGHMVKYASYVTDSSPNLQAEKDQSGKCPFLSDKMKVTTVVDDVTVKSSLDKVTNESVACPVSGNNVELGTKALDNQVDMTGAVTGQQSSASVPPPIPLDFIKKGDGGSGFSGGESGIFDYDKFFQHKIDLKKKDHTYRVFKKVKRDASRFPFAEEHSGKTKDISVWCSNDYLGMSWHPAVKEAVVEAVNKHGSGSGGTRNISGNTPMHEELERELADLHQKEAALLFTSCYVANDTTLHTMAKSLPGCHIFSDAGNHASMIQGIRSSNVPKHIFKHNDPVHLEEMLQKVDVDVPKIVAFETVHSMTGMICPLKEMLDVSHKYGAITFIDEVHAVGMYGETGAGIGERDGLLDQMDIISGTLGKAFGNIGGYIAGSAALIDMLRSYCSGFIFTTSLPPTVLYGALASVRILKGETGKELRRLQQLNVKYIRARLLDVGIPVIHCPSHIIPIHVGDPALSTKLSNDLMDKFGIYVQAINYPTVAFGEERLRLAPSPHHSFEMMNKFVDAVIDTWLSNGLELTTPVCPPNCEFCNMPVKDSCNTNLCDKVNCNDYLLKVAA from the exons ATGAACTGTCTGATGTTGAGTGAAATCTGTGATATCTGCAGAG GATTTAAAATGAATGTATTGAAATGCCCGTTTCTAAATGTTGTCCCAAAGCCGATGCTGAGACAACATGCTACAGCGGTGATGAAATACGTTGACCAATGTCCAATTATGGGGCATATGGTCAAATATGCTTCATACGTGACGGATAGTTCTCCAAATCTGCAAG CTGAAAAGGACCAGTCTGGGAAATGTCCATTTCTATCCGACAAAATGAAAGTGACTACTGTTGTTGATGATGTTACTGTGAAATCTTCTTTGGATAAAGTAACAA ATGAATCTGTGGCTTGCCCAGTTTCCGGGAACAATGTAGAGCTAGGGACCAAAGCGCTTGATAATCAAGTTGATATGACAG GAGCAGTTACAGGTCAACAGTCCTCCGCTTCTGTACCTCCACCAATACCTCTCGATTTCATAAAGAAGGGGGATGGTGGCAGTGGATTCAGTGGTGGCGAATCTGGAATTTTTGATTACGATAAGTTTTTCCAGCATAAAATCGACCTGAAGAAGAAGGATCATACTTACCGTGTGTTCAAGAAAGTAAAACGTGATGCCAGTCGTTTCCCATTTGCTGAGGAGCATTCTGGCAAAACGAAGGATATTTCAGTGTGGTGTAGTAATGACTACCTTGGTATGAGTTGGCATCCCGCTGTTAAAGAAGCTGTTGT GGAAGCAGTGAATAAGCATGGTTCAGGATCGGGTGGaacaagaaatatttcgggtaaCACGCCGATGCATGAGGAGTTAGAACGTGAGTTAGCTGATCTTCATCAGAAAGAAGCGGCTCTGCTTTTCACTTCATGTTATGTTGCTAATGATACAACTCTTCATACAATGGCTAAATCCCTTCCTG GATGCCATATTTTCTCTGATGCTGGGAATCACGCATCAATGATTCAAGGGATTCGAAGCAGTAACGTTCCCAAGCATATTTTCAAGCATAACGATCCAGTTCATCTGGAAGAGATGTTGCAGAAAGTTGATGTAGATGTGCCGAAAATAGTTGCCTTTGAGACAGTTCATTCTATGACCG GCATGATCTGCCCATTGAAAGAGATGTTGGACGTATCTCATAAATACGGAGCCATTACATTCATAGATGAGGTGCATGCTGTTGGTATGTATGGTGAAACCGGAGCTGGTATTGGTGAACGTGATGGCTTATTAGATCAAATGGATATCATTTCAGGAACGCTTG GTAAGGCTTTCGGTAACATAGGAGGTTACATAGCAGGATCAGCGGCTTTGATTGATATGTTGAGAAGTTACTGTTCTGGATTCATTTTTACCACTTCGTTGCCACCAACTGTTTTGTACGGTGCATTAGCATCTGTTCGG ATTTTGAAAGGTGAAACAGGAAAAGAGCTGCGACGTCTACAGCAGCTAAATGTGAAGTACATTCGAGCACGACTGTTGGACGTTGGAATTCCTGTCATTCACTGCCCCAGTCATATAATTCCAATTCAT gTTGGTGATCCTGCATTGAGTACAAAGCTATCGAATGATCTGATGGATAAGTTCGGTATCTACGTGCAAGCTATTAATTATCCGACTGTTGCTTTTGGTGAAGAACGTCTTCGCTTGGCTCCATCGCCTCatcattcatttgaaatgatgaataa GTTTGTGGACGCGGTCATTGATACCTGGTTGTCAAATGGTCTAGAGTTGACCACGCCTGTTTGTCCTCCAAACTGTGAATTCTGCAATATGCCAGTGAAAGACAGCTGCAATACCAATTTGTGTGACAAAGTCAATTGCAACGATTATCTTTTGAAAGTGGCAGCTTAG
- the LOC141900977 gene encoding 5-aminolevulinate synthase, erythroid-specific, mitochondrial-like isoform X2 — protein sequence MLWLKSGFKMNVLKCPFLNVVPKPMLRQHATAVMKYVDQCPIMGHMVKYASYVTDSSPNLQAEKDQSGKCPFLSDKMKVTTVVDDVTVKSSLDKVTNESVACPVSGNNVELGTKALDNQVDMTGAVTGQQSSASVPPPIPLDFIKKGDGGSGFSGGESGIFDYDKFFQHKIDLKKKDHTYRVFKKVKRDASRFPFAEEHSGKTKDISVWCSNDYLGMSWHPAVKEAVVEAVNKHGSGSGGTRNISGNTPMHEELERELADLHQKEAALLFTSCYVANDTTLHTMAKSLPGCHIFSDAGNHASMIQGIRSSNVPKHIFKHNDPVHLEEMLQKVDVDVPKIVAFETVHSMTGMICPLKEMLDVSHKYGAITFIDEVHAVGMYGETGAGIGERDGLLDQMDIISGTLGKAFGNIGGYIAGSAALIDMLRSYCSGFIFTTSLPPTVLYGALASVRILKGETGKELRRLQQLNVKYIRARLLDVGIPVIHCPSHIIPIHVGDPALSTKLSNDLMDKFGIYVQAINYPTVAFGEERLRLAPSPHHSFEMMNKFVDAVIDTWLSNGLELTTPVCPPNCEFCNMPVKDSCNTNLCDKVNCNDYLLKVAA from the exons GATTTAAAATGAATGTATTGAAATGCCCGTTTCTAAATGTTGTCCCAAAGCCGATGCTGAGACAACATGCTACAGCGGTGATGAAATACGTTGACCAATGTCCAATTATGGGGCATATGGTCAAATATGCTTCATACGTGACGGATAGTTCTCCAAATCTGCAAG CTGAAAAGGACCAGTCTGGGAAATGTCCATTTCTATCCGACAAAATGAAAGTGACTACTGTTGTTGATGATGTTACTGTGAAATCTTCTTTGGATAAAGTAACAA ATGAATCTGTGGCTTGCCCAGTTTCCGGGAACAATGTAGAGCTAGGGACCAAAGCGCTTGATAATCAAGTTGATATGACAG GAGCAGTTACAGGTCAACAGTCCTCCGCTTCTGTACCTCCACCAATACCTCTCGATTTCATAAAGAAGGGGGATGGTGGCAGTGGATTCAGTGGTGGCGAATCTGGAATTTTTGATTACGATAAGTTTTTCCAGCATAAAATCGACCTGAAGAAGAAGGATCATACTTACCGTGTGTTCAAGAAAGTAAAACGTGATGCCAGTCGTTTCCCATTTGCTGAGGAGCATTCTGGCAAAACGAAGGATATTTCAGTGTGGTGTAGTAATGACTACCTTGGTATGAGTTGGCATCCCGCTGTTAAAGAAGCTGTTGT GGAAGCAGTGAATAAGCATGGTTCAGGATCGGGTGGaacaagaaatatttcgggtaaCACGCCGATGCATGAGGAGTTAGAACGTGAGTTAGCTGATCTTCATCAGAAAGAAGCGGCTCTGCTTTTCACTTCATGTTATGTTGCTAATGATACAACTCTTCATACAATGGCTAAATCCCTTCCTG GATGCCATATTTTCTCTGATGCTGGGAATCACGCATCAATGATTCAAGGGATTCGAAGCAGTAACGTTCCCAAGCATATTTTCAAGCATAACGATCCAGTTCATCTGGAAGAGATGTTGCAGAAAGTTGATGTAGATGTGCCGAAAATAGTTGCCTTTGAGACAGTTCATTCTATGACCG GCATGATCTGCCCATTGAAAGAGATGTTGGACGTATCTCATAAATACGGAGCCATTACATTCATAGATGAGGTGCATGCTGTTGGTATGTATGGTGAAACCGGAGCTGGTATTGGTGAACGTGATGGCTTATTAGATCAAATGGATATCATTTCAGGAACGCTTG GTAAGGCTTTCGGTAACATAGGAGGTTACATAGCAGGATCAGCGGCTTTGATTGATATGTTGAGAAGTTACTGTTCTGGATTCATTTTTACCACTTCGTTGCCACCAACTGTTTTGTACGGTGCATTAGCATCTGTTCGG ATTTTGAAAGGTGAAACAGGAAAAGAGCTGCGACGTCTACAGCAGCTAAATGTGAAGTACATTCGAGCACGACTGTTGGACGTTGGAATTCCTGTCATTCACTGCCCCAGTCATATAATTCCAATTCAT gTTGGTGATCCTGCATTGAGTACAAAGCTATCGAATGATCTGATGGATAAGTTCGGTATCTACGTGCAAGCTATTAATTATCCGACTGTTGCTTTTGGTGAAGAACGTCTTCGCTTGGCTCCATCGCCTCatcattcatttgaaatgatgaataa GTTTGTGGACGCGGTCATTGATACCTGGTTGTCAAATGGTCTAGAGTTGACCACGCCTGTTTGTCCTCCAAACTGTGAATTCTGCAATATGCCAGTGAAAGACAGCTGCAATACCAATTTGTGTGACAAAGTCAATTGCAACGATTATCTTTTGAAAGTGGCAGCTTAG
- the LOC141900977 gene encoding 5-aminolevulinate synthase, erythroid-specific, mitochondrial-like isoform X3 — MNVLKCPFLNVVPKPMLRQHATAVMKYVDQCPIMGHMVKYASYVTDSSPNLQAEKDQSGKCPFLSDKMKVTTVVDDVTVKSSLDKVTNESVACPVSGNNVELGTKALDNQVDMTGAVTGQQSSASVPPPIPLDFIKKGDGGSGFSGGESGIFDYDKFFQHKIDLKKKDHTYRVFKKVKRDASRFPFAEEHSGKTKDISVWCSNDYLGMSWHPAVKEAVVEAVNKHGSGSGGTRNISGNTPMHEELERELADLHQKEAALLFTSCYVANDTTLHTMAKSLPGCHIFSDAGNHASMIQGIRSSNVPKHIFKHNDPVHLEEMLQKVDVDVPKIVAFETVHSMTGMICPLKEMLDVSHKYGAITFIDEVHAVGMYGETGAGIGERDGLLDQMDIISGTLGKAFGNIGGYIAGSAALIDMLRSYCSGFIFTTSLPPTVLYGALASVRILKGETGKELRRLQQLNVKYIRARLLDVGIPVIHCPSHIIPIHVGDPALSTKLSNDLMDKFGIYVQAINYPTVAFGEERLRLAPSPHHSFEMMNKFVDAVIDTWLSNGLELTTPVCPPNCEFCNMPVKDSCNTNLCDKVNCNDYLLKVAA, encoded by the exons ATGAATGTATTGAAATGCCCGTTTCTAAATGTTGTCCCAAAGCCGATGCTGAGACAACATGCTACAGCGGTGATGAAATACGTTGACCAATGTCCAATTATGGGGCATATGGTCAAATATGCTTCATACGTGACGGATAGTTCTCCAAATCTGCAAG CTGAAAAGGACCAGTCTGGGAAATGTCCATTTCTATCCGACAAAATGAAAGTGACTACTGTTGTTGATGATGTTACTGTGAAATCTTCTTTGGATAAAGTAACAA ATGAATCTGTGGCTTGCCCAGTTTCCGGGAACAATGTAGAGCTAGGGACCAAAGCGCTTGATAATCAAGTTGATATGACAG GAGCAGTTACAGGTCAACAGTCCTCCGCTTCTGTACCTCCACCAATACCTCTCGATTTCATAAAGAAGGGGGATGGTGGCAGTGGATTCAGTGGTGGCGAATCTGGAATTTTTGATTACGATAAGTTTTTCCAGCATAAAATCGACCTGAAGAAGAAGGATCATACTTACCGTGTGTTCAAGAAAGTAAAACGTGATGCCAGTCGTTTCCCATTTGCTGAGGAGCATTCTGGCAAAACGAAGGATATTTCAGTGTGGTGTAGTAATGACTACCTTGGTATGAGTTGGCATCCCGCTGTTAAAGAAGCTGTTGT GGAAGCAGTGAATAAGCATGGTTCAGGATCGGGTGGaacaagaaatatttcgggtaaCACGCCGATGCATGAGGAGTTAGAACGTGAGTTAGCTGATCTTCATCAGAAAGAAGCGGCTCTGCTTTTCACTTCATGTTATGTTGCTAATGATACAACTCTTCATACAATGGCTAAATCCCTTCCTG GATGCCATATTTTCTCTGATGCTGGGAATCACGCATCAATGATTCAAGGGATTCGAAGCAGTAACGTTCCCAAGCATATTTTCAAGCATAACGATCCAGTTCATCTGGAAGAGATGTTGCAGAAAGTTGATGTAGATGTGCCGAAAATAGTTGCCTTTGAGACAGTTCATTCTATGACCG GCATGATCTGCCCATTGAAAGAGATGTTGGACGTATCTCATAAATACGGAGCCATTACATTCATAGATGAGGTGCATGCTGTTGGTATGTATGGTGAAACCGGAGCTGGTATTGGTGAACGTGATGGCTTATTAGATCAAATGGATATCATTTCAGGAACGCTTG GTAAGGCTTTCGGTAACATAGGAGGTTACATAGCAGGATCAGCGGCTTTGATTGATATGTTGAGAAGTTACTGTTCTGGATTCATTTTTACCACTTCGTTGCCACCAACTGTTTTGTACGGTGCATTAGCATCTGTTCGG ATTTTGAAAGGTGAAACAGGAAAAGAGCTGCGACGTCTACAGCAGCTAAATGTGAAGTACATTCGAGCACGACTGTTGGACGTTGGAATTCCTGTCATTCACTGCCCCAGTCATATAATTCCAATTCAT gTTGGTGATCCTGCATTGAGTACAAAGCTATCGAATGATCTGATGGATAAGTTCGGTATCTACGTGCAAGCTATTAATTATCCGACTGTTGCTTTTGGTGAAGAACGTCTTCGCTTGGCTCCATCGCCTCatcattcatttgaaatgatgaataa GTTTGTGGACGCGGTCATTGATACCTGGTTGTCAAATGGTCTAGAGTTGACCACGCCTGTTTGTCCTCCAAACTGTGAATTCTGCAATATGCCAGTGAAAGACAGCTGCAATACCAATTTGTGTGACAAAGTCAATTGCAACGATTATCTTTTGAAAGTGGCAGCTTAG